The Candidatus Methylomirabilota bacterium genome includes a region encoding these proteins:
- a CDS encoding mandelate racemase/muconate lactonizing enzyme family protein — MKITGVHATWVHVPIPYERQHTSDFGRAASFDSVVVKVATDDGLVGWGEAKAGVGSAASSHGLAAIINHDLAPLLLGQDPRDVSRLWDVMYNTPRQGYAIARGHGLPQLGRRGLSISAIAGVDIALWDLLGKSLGAPVWRLLGGRRAERMPAYASGGWADEARIGEQLLGYVEKGGFRAVKMRVGVMDGEPHRSAARVRAARKALGPDIKLMADAHGTWTVAEAKAFCRMVEECDLYWLEEPVTADDKAGLAEVRRASAVPIATGESDFTRHDFREIAELRGADVLQPDLAIAGGLTEGLRIGAIASAFNLRLAPHLWSGAPAFAAGTALAASQSAGFILEYSLGANPLLHELVHETFAVVDGHVEIPDRPGLGITVDEDFVRRYARS, encoded by the coding sequence GTGAAGATCACCGGTGTCCACGCCACGTGGGTGCACGTGCCCATCCCGTACGAGCGCCAGCACACCAGCGACTTCGGCCGGGCCGCCTCCTTCGACTCCGTCGTCGTGAAGGTCGCCACGGACGACGGGCTCGTGGGCTGGGGCGAGGCCAAGGCCGGCGTGGGCAGCGCGGCGTCGTCGCACGGGCTGGCCGCCATCATCAACCACGACCTCGCCCCGCTGCTGCTCGGCCAGGATCCGCGCGACGTGAGCCGCCTCTGGGACGTGATGTACAACACGCCGCGCCAGGGCTATGCCATCGCCCGCGGGCACGGCCTGCCCCAGCTCGGGCGCCGGGGCCTGTCGATCTCGGCCATCGCCGGCGTCGACATCGCCCTCTGGGACCTGCTCGGCAAGTCGCTCGGCGCCCCCGTCTGGCGCCTGCTCGGCGGCCGCCGGGCCGAGCGCATGCCGGCCTACGCCTCCGGCGGCTGGGCCGATGAAGCGCGCATCGGCGAGCAGCTGCTCGGCTACGTGGAAAAGGGCGGGTTCCGGGCCGTCAAGATGCGCGTGGGCGTGATGGACGGCGAGCCGCACCGCTCCGCCGCCCGGGTCCGTGCCGCGCGCAAGGCCCTCGGCCCGGACATCAAGCTCATGGCCGACGCCCACGGGACGTGGACGGTGGCCGAGGCCAAGGCCTTCTGTCGGATGGTCGAGGAGTGCGACCTCTACTGGCTGGAGGAGCCGGTCACGGCCGACGACAAGGCCGGGCTCGCCGAGGTGCGCCGGGCCTCGGCCGTCCCCATCGCCACCGGTGAGAGCGACTTCACGCGGCACGACTTCCGGGAGATCGCCGAGCTGCGCGGCGCCGATGTGCTCCAGCCCGATCTGGCCATCGCCGGCGGCCTCACCGAGGGCCTGCGCATCGGCGCCATCGCCTCGGCCTTCAACCTCCGCCTGGCCCCCCACCTGTGGTCCGGCGCCCCGGCCTTCGCGGCCGGCACCGCGCTGGCGGCCAGCCAGAGCGCCGGCTTCATCCTGGAGTACTCGCTGGGGGCCAACCCGCTGCTCCACGAGCTCGTCCACGAGACCTTCGCGGTGGTGGACGGCCACGTCGAGATCCCCGATCGGCCGGGGCTGGGCATCACGGTCGACGAGGACTTCGTGCGTCGCTACGCGCGCAGCTGA
- a CDS encoding peroxiredoxin, with translation MAVRIGDEAPDFTAETTQGKIRFHEWIGDSWVILFSHPKDFTPVCTTELGYMAGLKPEFDKRNTKIIGLSVDPVTDHQAWSKDIQETQGHAVTYPMIGDADMTVAKLYDMIHPNAIPGKRTAVDNATVRTVFVIGPDKKVKATLAYPMSTGRNFDEVLRLLDSCQLTAKHVIATPVNWKPGQDVIIPTSVSDEDAKKKYPQGFKTHKPYLRTVAQPK, from the coding sequence ATGGCTGTACGCATCGGCGACGAGGCGCCGGACTTCACGGCGGAGACCACCCAGGGCAAGATCCGCTTCCACGAGTGGATCGGGGACAGCTGGGTCATCCTGTTCTCGCATCCCAAGGACTTCACGCCAGTCTGCACGACCGAGCTGGGCTACATGGCGGGCCTCAAGCCGGAGTTCGACAAGCGCAACACCAAGATCATCGGCCTGTCCGTCGATCCCGTGACCGACCACCAGGCATGGTCCAAGGACATCCAGGAAACCCAGGGCCACGCCGTGACCTACCCGATGATCGGCGACGCCGACATGACGGTCGCCAAGCTCTACGACATGATCCACCCCAACGCGATCCCGGGGAAGCGGACGGCCGTCGACAACGCGACCGTGCGCACCGTGTTCGTCATCGGACCCGACAAGAAGGTGAAGGCCACGCTGGCCTATCCCATGAGCACCGGCCGGAACTTCGACGAGGTGCTGCGCCTGCTCGATTCCTGCCAGCTCACGGCCAAGCACGTGATCGCCACGCCGGTGAACTGGAAGCCGGGCCAGGACGTCATCATTCCGACGTCGGTGTCCGATGAGGACGCCAAGAAGAAGTACCCGCAGGGCTTCAAGACGCACAAGCCGTACCTGCGGACCGTGGCCCAGCCGAAGTAA
- a CDS encoding thiamine pyrophosphate-dependent enzyme, with translation MKVKATNGLARILKAEGIPWVSCYPTSPVNNALGEEGVPILMMGEERFAVAVADAFSRVTCGKQIGVCTVMAGLNAAGIQMAYGAIGQAWEDSSPLLVIAEGLGQGASRHTHFDMAGAFRSVTKWVGEIDRAELVPAYVRRAFTHLRSGRPGPVLLLVPRDLGEYDDDEHPYAPVKGWRSGPDPDDVKAAIKALLAARNPLLYVGEGVLYADATAELLQFAELAQVPVLTTLKGKSAFPEHHALSVGVRGSVAERFLRGCDLLFSIGGSLFPNRFSHAVPDADRKTIVQCTVDTLDINRSYETRHAVIGDAKLSLQALTDELARRTGGAPKKPELLAEIRAAREEFRAKFRPLMESNETPINPYRVLGDLMKVLDPKSSFVTADSGNTRDQTSTVYEAHIPRGYLGWGNVSTLGFSLAGAAAAKLAYPDRQCVHITGDAGVCYMMGNFEAVARYKIGITTLHINNGGYSGYGPGFWGAGHDPYTWQVSEHSSACMSAMARAVGFHGEDVREPSEIIPALKRAFVENAKGRPAFVEFICSHYPVHGGWVRPGG, from the coding sequence ATGAAAGTCAAGGCGACGAACGGCCTGGCCCGGATCCTCAAGGCCGAGGGCATTCCCTGGGTGAGCTGCTATCCCACCAGTCCCGTCAACAACGCCCTCGGCGAGGAGGGGGTGCCCATCCTCATGATGGGCGAGGAGCGGTTCGCCGTCGCCGTGGCCGATGCCTTCTCCCGGGTGACCTGCGGCAAGCAGATCGGCGTGTGCACCGTGATGGCCGGCCTCAACGCGGCGGGGATCCAGATGGCGTACGGCGCCATCGGCCAGGCCTGGGAGGATTCCTCGCCCCTGCTGGTGATCGCCGAGGGCCTGGGCCAGGGCGCCAGCCGGCACACGCATTTCGACATGGCCGGCGCGTTCCGCTCGGTCACCAAGTGGGTCGGTGAGATCGACCGCGCCGAGCTCGTCCCCGCGTATGTGCGCCGGGCCTTCACCCACCTCCGCTCCGGCCGTCCCGGCCCGGTGCTGCTACTGGTGCCTCGCGACCTCGGCGAATACGACGACGACGAGCATCCGTACGCGCCGGTCAAGGGCTGGCGGTCCGGACCCGACCCCGACGACGTGAAGGCGGCCATCAAGGCGCTGCTGGCCGCCCGGAACCCGCTGCTGTACGTGGGCGAGGGCGTCCTCTACGCCGACGCCACGGCCGAGCTGCTGCAGTTCGCCGAGCTGGCCCAGGTGCCGGTGCTGACGACGCTGAAGGGCAAGAGCGCCTTCCCCGAGCACCATGCGCTGTCGGTGGGCGTGCGGGGCTCGGTGGCCGAGCGCTTCCTGCGCGGCTGCGACCTGCTCTTCTCGATCGGCGGGAGCCTCTTCCCCAACCGGTTCAGCCACGCCGTGCCCGACGCCGACCGGAAGACCATCGTGCAGTGCACGGTGGACACCCTGGACATCAACCGCAGCTACGAGACGCGTCATGCCGTGATCGGCGACGCCAAGCTGAGCCTGCAGGCCCTGACGGACGAGCTGGCCAGGCGGACGGGCGGGGCGCCGAAAAAGCCGGAGCTGCTGGCCGAGATCCGCGCGGCCAGGGAGGAGTTCCGGGCCAAGTTCCGCCCGCTGATGGAGTCCAACGAGACGCCCATCAACCCCTACCGGGTGCTGGGCGATCTCATGAAGGTGCTCGACCCCAAGAGCTCCTTCGTCACCGCCGACTCGGGGAACACCAGGGATCAGACCAGCACCGTGTACGAGGCCCACATCCCCCGGGGCTACCTGGGCTGGGGCAACGTGTCCACGCTGGGGTTCAGCCTGGCCGGCGCCGCCGCCGCCAAGCTGGCCTACCCCGACCGCCAGTGCGTGCACATCACCGGCGATGCCGGCGTCTGCTACATGATGGGCAATTTCGAGGCGGTGGCCCGCTACAAGATCGGGATCACCACCCTGCACATCAACAACGGCGGCTACTCCGGCTACGGGCCGGGCTTCTGGGGCGCGGGTCACGACCCGTACACGTGGCAGGTGTCCGAGCACTCGTCGGCGTGCATGTCGGCGATGGCGCGGGCGGTGGGCTTTCACGGCGAGGACGTGCGCGAGCCGTCCGAGATCATCCCGGCCCTCAAGCGCGCCTTCGTCGAAAACGCCAAAGGCCGGCCGGCCTTCGTGGAGTTCATCTGCTCGCACTACCCGGTCCACGGCGGCTGGGTCAGGCCGGGCGGGTAG
- a CDS encoding ABC transporter substrate-binding protein, protein MKRTLLGFVVAAMAVVLLAPGWPATPAEAADKLRIGVHRAIMGSFDVVADRKGYWKEEGLDYTVQYFKQGKLMRNAVIQGNLDTGTTGFSPFVTAVSKGAKVTGVGVTTEICATSGRIMVPKDSPVKSVADLKGKTFATLDGTSTDIAFRSKILPKHGLKVDDLKYLNVVATERVAAIVAGNADAALIGDPQAEIAVQKGLVRELENLCQVDRTRMMHIGNPQTLAKNRELMEKYFKGWLKAHKLLKENPEEYAKVYHQALQEVGDKTAYEVVLAVIKRLPSSPFLTDLTRQDLQDIAKTQVGLGYIKDYPDFAKGYSQDDSLLRKVAKEMGFEVPAN, encoded by the coding sequence ATGAAGCGAACTCTACTGGGCTTTGTCGTCGCGGCGATGGCCGTGGTTCTCCTGGCCCCGGGTTGGCCGGCCACGCCCGCCGAGGCGGCCGACAAGCTCCGCATCGGCGTCCACCGGGCCATCATGGGGTCCTTCGACGTGGTGGCCGACCGCAAGGGGTACTGGAAGGAGGAAGGGCTGGACTACACGGTCCAGTACTTCAAGCAAGGCAAGCTCATGCGCAACGCCGTCATCCAGGGCAACCTGGACACCGGCACGACGGGCTTCTCCCCCTTCGTGACGGCCGTCTCGAAGGGGGCCAAGGTGACCGGGGTCGGCGTGACGACGGAGATCTGCGCCACGTCCGGGCGGATCATGGTCCCCAAAGACTCGCCCGTTAAGAGCGTTGCGGACCTCAAGGGGAAGACGTTCGCGACCCTCGACGGGACGAGCACGGACATCGCCTTCCGGTCGAAGATCCTGCCGAAGCACGGCCTCAAGGTGGATGACCTGAAGTACCTCAACGTCGTGGCCACGGAGCGGGTGGCGGCCATCGTCGCGGGGAACGCGGACGCGGCCCTCATCGGCGACCCGCAGGCCGAGATCGCCGTGCAGAAGGGACTGGTCCGGGAGCTTGAGAACCTCTGCCAGGTGGATCGGACCCGCATGATGCACATCGGGAACCCCCAGACCCTGGCGAAGAACCGCGAGCTCATGGAGAAGTATTTCAAGGGCTGGCTCAAGGCGCACAAGCTGCTCAAGGAGAATCCCGAGGAGTACGCCAAGGTGTACCACCAGGCGCTGCAGGAGGTGGGCGACAAGACGGCCTACGAGGTTGTCCTGGCGGTCATCAAGCGCCTGCCCTCCAGCCCCTTCCTCACCGACCTGACGCGGCAGGACCTGCAGGACATCGCGAAGACGCAGGTGGGGCTCGGCTACATCAAGGACTACCCCGATTTCGCGAAGGGCTACAGCCAGGACGACTCCCTCCTCCGCAAGGTCGCCAAGGAGATGGGGTTCGAGGTTCCGGCCAACTGA
- a CDS encoding ABC transporter permease translates to MRITETAAAPLDLDLGPPRKQVVSIWVRLRVVYPFLAVLTFWELAAWYAQRRHNLGQLFPTLEDISIRAWELVAGPLMKALQEEPRLTFLDYFYYLGQSEILQHTLATGWRLLLAFLIGAVLGVAIGILMGRYSFWESFFVPLLAVVLPIPALVWVPLATIWFGLGNSTVIIVVSFAVFIPIAFGVWTGVKTVNPIWIRAAQSMNASKITIFRTVVLPGSLSMIMSSLRIGMARAWRAGVAAEFFSGIDTGLSAAIFLHGQEFLDIAFMMVALAVLGAFGYGLERILFQPIESRTLVRWGMMEAMGAQGRRS, encoded by the coding sequence ATGCGAATCACCGAGACCGCGGCCGCCCCGCTGGACCTCGATCTCGGCCCCCCCAGGAAGCAGGTCGTTTCCATCTGGGTCAGGCTCCGCGTCGTGTATCCCTTCCTCGCCGTCCTAACATTCTGGGAGCTTGCCGCCTGGTACGCGCAGAGGAGACACAACCTGGGGCAGCTCTTCCCGACCTTGGAGGACATCTCCATCCGGGCCTGGGAGCTCGTCGCGGGCCCCCTCATGAAGGCGCTCCAGGAGGAGCCGCGCCTCACTTTCCTCGACTACTTCTACTATCTCGGGCAGAGCGAGATCCTCCAACACACCCTCGCCACGGGCTGGCGCCTGCTTCTCGCGTTCTTAATCGGAGCTGTCCTCGGCGTCGCCATCGGCATCCTGATGGGGCGGTACTCCTTCTGGGAGTCGTTCTTCGTGCCGCTCCTCGCGGTCGTGCTCCCTATCCCGGCCCTGGTCTGGGTGCCGCTCGCCACCATCTGGTTCGGGCTCGGCAACTCCACCGTCATCATCGTCGTCTCCTTCGCCGTCTTCATCCCGATAGCGTTCGGGGTGTGGACGGGCGTCAAGACGGTGAACCCGATCTGGATCCGGGCGGCGCAGTCCATGAACGCGTCCAAGATCACTATCTTCCGCACGGTCGTGCTGCCGGGCTCCCTTTCGATGATCATGAGCAGCCTCCGCATCGGCATGGCGCGCGCCTGGCGGGCCGGGGTGGCCGCCGAGTTCTTCTCGGGTATCGATACGGGGCTGTCGGCGGCCATCTTCCTCCACGGCCAGGAGTTCCTCGACATCGCGTTCATGATGGTGGCGCTCGCCGTGCTCGGGGCCTTCGGTTACGGGCTCGAGAGGATCCTTTTCCAGCCCATCGAGAGCCGCACCCTCGTCCGGTGGGGGATGATGGAGGCGATGGGAGCGCAGGGCAGGAGGTCCTGA
- a CDS encoding ABC transporter ATP-binding protein: MPTRIQIKNLRKIYDTPERKVHALENVNLDIEDGEFLCLVGLSGCGKTTLLNILAGFVEITSGQILMEGKPLTEDYDKGVVFQEYALFPWRTASKNVEYGLEVRRVPADKRKQIARDLLRLVRLEEFADFYPHNLSGGMRQRVAVARALAFDPQVLLMDEPFGALDAQTREELQELTVDVWQKTKKTVVYVTHNLSEAVYLGTRVVVFLPRPGRIREVLTVTLPRPREALSPEFVDIQRKLDQLIREA, encoded by the coding sequence ATGCCGACAAGAATCCAGATCAAGAACCTCCGCAAGATCTACGACACCCCCGAGCGGAAGGTGCACGCTTTGGAGAACGTCAACCTCGACATCGAGGACGGCGAGTTCCTCTGCCTGGTCGGGCTGTCCGGATGCGGCAAGACGACCCTCCTCAATATCCTCGCCGGCTTCGTCGAGATCACCTCCGGCCAGATCCTGATGGAAGGCAAGCCGCTGACGGAGGACTACGACAAGGGGGTCGTGTTCCAGGAATACGCCCTCTTCCCCTGGCGGACCGCGAGCAAGAACGTGGAGTACGGCCTCGAGGTCCGCCGGGTGCCAGCCGACAAGCGCAAGCAGATCGCGCGCGATCTGCTGCGGCTCGTCCGGCTCGAGGAGTTCGCCGACTTCTATCCCCACAACCTCTCCGGCGGCATGCGTCAGCGCGTGGCGGTGGCCCGCGCCCTGGCGTTCGACCCCCAGGTGCTTCTGATGGACGAGCCCTTCGGCGCCCTCGACGCCCAGACGCGCGAGGAGCTCCAGGAGCTCACGGTGGACGTGTGGCAGAAGACCAAGAAAACGGTCGTCTACGTCACCCACAACCTGAGCGAAGCCGTCTACCTGGGTACCCGCGTCGTGGTTTTCCTCCCGCGGCCCGGCCGCATCCGGGAGGTCCTCACCGTGACCCTGCCCCGGCCGCGGGAGGCGCTCTCGCCGGAGTTCGTCGACATCCAGCGGAAGCTCGACCAACTGATCCGCGAAGCCTGA
- a CDS encoding ABC transporter permease subunit: protein MAQEQAQPIAFPALLQGSQAKIALFLTKLRPILPFVVVLALWQFAAMQATGGLKLLFPTPLAVLIRAWELTFHPLFTAWMAGEVQGLSDFLTYLGKGALWWHFLATAWRLPFSFITAAVVGVILGLMMGRSSFWESFFVPLIAFVTPIPALAWTPIAVIWFGLGDRTVIIVSTIAAALPITQAVWIGVKTINPVWVRAARSMNASKLKIFRTVVLPGSLPMVLGGLRLGLGRAWIALVGAEALAGLRWGLSAGIFDSVEYLDVPFMLVSIATLGLFGYLLGEKVLFQPLERRTVVKWGMMEAIGAQNKKV from the coding sequence ATGGCCCAGGAACAAGCCCAGCCCATCGCGTTCCCCGCGCTCCTGCAGGGTTCTCAGGCGAAAATTGCCCTCTTCCTGACGAAGCTCCGCCCCATCCTTCCCTTCGTCGTAGTCCTCGCGCTCTGGCAGTTCGCCGCCATGCAGGCGACGGGCGGCCTCAAGCTGCTCTTTCCGACGCCTCTCGCGGTGTTGATCCGCGCGTGGGAGCTCACCTTCCATCCGCTCTTCACCGCATGGATGGCGGGAGAGGTCCAGGGGCTGTCCGACTTCCTGACCTACCTCGGGAAGGGCGCCCTCTGGTGGCACTTCCTGGCCACCGCCTGGAGACTTCCCTTCTCGTTCATCACCGCCGCGGTTGTCGGGGTGATCCTCGGCCTAATGATGGGCCGTTCCTCCTTCTGGGAATCGTTCTTTGTTCCCCTGATCGCATTCGTGACACCCATCCCCGCCCTGGCGTGGACCCCCATCGCCGTCATCTGGTTCGGCCTGGGCGATCGGACTGTCATCATTGTTTCAACCATCGCAGCGGCCCTCCCCATAACCCAGGCCGTGTGGATCGGCGTGAAGACGATCAACCCGGTGTGGGTCCGGGCGGCGCGGTCCATGAACGCGAGCAAGCTGAAGATCTTCCGTACCGTCGTCCTCCCCGGCTCGCTGCCGATGGTGCTGGGCGGCCTGCGCCTCGGCCTGGGCCGCGCGTGGATCGCCCTGGTCGGCGCCGAGGCCCTCGCGGGCCTCCGCTGGGGGCTCTCGGCCGGCATCTTCGACTCGGTGGAGTACCTGGACGTCCCCTTCATGCTGGTGTCCATCGCCACGCTCGGCCTGTTCGGCTACCTGCTGGGCGAGAAGGTCCTCTTCCAGCCCCTCGAGCGCCGCACCGTGGTCAAGTGGGGGATGATGGAGGCCATCGGCGCCCAAAACAAGAAGGTGTAG
- a CDS encoding amidohydrolase family protein, whose translation MRSIDIHAHLTPQCFWRATENGGDWHSIRREKDARGTEVALVGDSRQPLPPRARWTPEERLADMDSLGVDVHVVSPYVGFYNYHLPVKTTQATARAINDEISEMVRARPQRFAGLGTLAMQDVKAAIAELERCLAQLGLKGAEINDHVNGRTLDDPEYRPFWRAAEQMDAVIFFHQAMETVVSARSKRYHLPNSIGNLADRAVTFATLVHGGVMDECPNLKIVLGHGGGYTCYGIGRMDHAWKVRAEARVNIAQPPSAYLSRFYYDCIVYTEEALRYLIDTVGVERVVFGTDWPYDMALDWPVAWILGMKSLTQDEKEAILYRNLESLLKI comes from the coding sequence ATGCGTAGCATCGACATCCACGCGCACCTCACTCCCCAGTGTTTCTGGCGGGCGACCGAGAACGGCGGCGACTGGCACAGCATCCGGCGTGAGAAGGACGCCCGCGGCACCGAAGTGGCCCTGGTCGGGGACAGCCGGCAGCCGCTGCCGCCCCGGGCGCGCTGGACGCCCGAGGAGCGCCTGGCCGACATGGATTCGCTCGGCGTCGACGTCCACGTCGTCTCGCCCTACGTGGGGTTCTACAACTACCACCTCCCGGTCAAGACGACCCAGGCCACCGCTCGCGCCATCAACGACGAGATCAGCGAGATGGTGCGGGCGCGGCCGCAGCGGTTCGCCGGGCTGGGCACGCTCGCCATGCAGGACGTGAAGGCCGCCATCGCCGAGCTGGAACGGTGCCTGGCCCAGCTCGGGCTCAAGGGGGCCGAGATCAACGACCACGTCAACGGGCGGACCCTCGACGATCCCGAGTACCGTCCCTTCTGGCGGGCCGCCGAGCAGATGGACGCCGTGATCTTCTTCCACCAGGCCATGGAGACCGTGGTGAGCGCGCGCAGCAAGCGGTATCACCTGCCCAACAGCATCGGCAATCTCGCCGACCGGGCGGTGACCTTCGCCACGCTGGTCCACGGCGGCGTCATGGACGAGTGTCCGAACCTCAAGATCGTGCTCGGCCACGGGGGCGGGTACACCTGCTACGGGATCGGTCGCATGGACCACGCCTGGAAGGTGCGCGCGGAGGCCCGGGTCAACATCGCCCAGCCCCCGAGCGCCTACCTCTCGCGCTTCTACTACGACTGCATCGTGTACACGGAAGAAGCCCTGCGCTATCTCATCGACACGGTGGGCGTCGAGCGCGTGGTGTTCGGCACCGACTGGCCCTACGACATGGCCCTGGACTGGCCGGTGGCCTGGATCCTCGGCATGAAGAGCCTCACCCAGGATGAGAAAGAGGCGATCCTGTACCGGAATCTGGAATCGTTACTGAAGATCTGA
- a CDS encoding LLM class F420-dependent oxidoreductase: MVPTREALTTFARAAEGHRMASLWVSDHVVIPYDSSGYGRGGRFHHPPDKPYLEPVSLLAAAAMCTDHARLGASVFILGHRHPVVMAKMLATIDALSGGRLICGVGVGWWKQELEILGAPFHARGRQADEILRIFKTLWTSDDPRFEGEFFRFRDLGFAPKPVQKPHPPIWVGGDSPGAFRRVVALGDGWHASGKTPAEMRNRMARIRELAEAARRPWESITISLRFGLSEELVRQGPQAVVDLFGEYERLGVAHLMVDFRRDELGRMLELLDLLATKIRPGV, encoded by the coding sequence ATGGTGCCGACGCGCGAGGCGCTCACGACGTTCGCGCGCGCGGCCGAAGGCCATCGGATGGCCTCGCTCTGGGTCAGCGACCACGTCGTCATTCCCTACGACTCGTCCGGCTATGGGCGTGGCGGCCGCTTCCATCATCCGCCGGACAAGCCGTACCTGGAGCCGGTGAGCCTCCTGGCCGCCGCCGCGATGTGCACGGACCACGCGCGGTTGGGGGCCTCGGTGTTCATTCTCGGTCACCGCCATCCCGTGGTGATGGCCAAGATGCTGGCCACCATCGACGCCCTGTCGGGCGGGCGGCTGATCTGCGGGGTGGGCGTCGGCTGGTGGAAGCAGGAGCTGGAGATCCTGGGGGCACCGTTCCACGCCCGCGGCCGTCAGGCCGACGAGATCCTCCGCATCTTCAAGACGCTGTGGACGTCCGACGACCCTCGCTTCGAGGGCGAGTTCTTCCGCTTCCGCGATCTCGGGTTTGCGCCCAAGCCGGTGCAGAAGCCCCATCCGCCTATCTGGGTGGGTGGCGACAGCCCGGGGGCCTTCCGGCGAGTCGTCGCTCTCGGCGACGGCTGGCACGCCTCGGGCAAGACGCCGGCGGAGATGCGCAACCGCATGGCGCGGATCCGGGAGCTGGCCGAAGCCGCCCGGCGCCCGTGGGAGTCCATCACCATCTCGCTGCGCTTCGGGCTGAGCGAGGAGCTCGTCCGCCAGGGTCCGCAGGCCGTCGTCGATCTGTTCGGCGAGTACGAGCGCCTGGGCGTCGCTCACCTCATGGTCGACTTTCGCCGCGACGAGCTGGGGCGCATGCTGGAGCTGCTCGATTTGCTCGCCACGAAGATCCGGCCGGGGGTGTAG